Sequence from the Phragmites australis chromosome 11, lpPhrAust1.1, whole genome shotgun sequence genome:
TAGATTGCATAGCTAGTAAGAAAAACACAAGTTCAACAGACATATTCCACCCCATAGCTCGTGTCACATTGCCCCGTGACCCCCAAATCATAGAAGGTGCTACCATTCAGAGCACATGTGCAGAAGTGTGTCTCAATGACTGCTCCTGCACTGCTTATTCCTATAATAACAATAGCAGATGCTCAGTCTGGCATGGGGAATTGCTTAATGTAAACCAGAATGATGGCCATGAAATTATTTCTGAAGATGTTCTTTACCTTCGCCTTGCCGCCAAAGATTTGCAAAGCTCGAGAAAAGGCAAAAGAAAACCGATCGTTGGAGTTGTCACTGCTGCAAGCATTGTTGGTTTTGGGTTACTAATGCTCATGCTGTTGTTGTTAATGGTTTGGAGGAACAAATTCAAGTGGTGTGGCGCGCCATTACACGACAGTCAAGGTAGTGGTGGTGGAATTATAGCCTTTAGATACACTACTTTAGACCATGCTACTAAAAATTTCTCGAAAATACTGGGAGCCGGTGGTTTTGGTTCTGTATTCAAGGGAGTGTTAAGGGACTCGACTGCTATAGCAGTGAAAAGGCTTGATGATGCCCGTCAGGGAGAGAAGCAATTCAGGGCTGAGGTGAGCTCAATTGGATTGATCCAACATATCAACCTAGTCAAATTGATTGGCTTCTGCTGTGAAGGTGACAAGAGGCTACTTGTATACGAACACATGTTAAATGGGTCTCTTGATGCCCATCTATTTCAGGGCAATGCTACTAACCTAAATTGGAGCACTAGGTATCAAATAGCCGTAGGAGTTGCTAGAGGATTGTCCTACTTGCATCAGAGTTGCCGCGAATGCATCATACACTGTGATATTAAGCCACAAAACATACTTCTCGATGCATCATTTGTTCCTAAGATTGCAGACTTTGGAATGGCAGCGTTTATAGGAAGGGACTTTAGCCGAGTTCTAACAACGTTTAGAGGAACTGTAGGGTATCTTGCCCCAGAGTGGCTTAGTGGAGTTGCTATTACACCAAAAGTTGACGTTTATAGCTTTGGTATGGTACTGTTAGAGATCATATCAGGAAGGAGGAATTCACTTGAAGTATACACTAGCAGCAATTATCATGGTTCCTATTTCCCTGTGCAAGCCATCAACAAGCTTCATGAGGGAGATGTGCTTAGTTTGGTGGATCCACAATTGCATGGTGACTTCATTTTGGAAGAGGCTGAAAGGGTTTGCAAAGTTGCATGTTGGTGCATTCAAGATAGTGAGTTTGATAGGCCGACAATGGGTGAAGTGGTCCGGGGTCTTGAGGGTCTACAGGAGCTTGATATGCCCCCAATTCCAAGACTACTTGCAGCTATAACAGAATGCTCTGATGTGGCTTCAATGTAATAATTCATAAATACTTCGTAGTCTTTGATGCTACTAGTCTTTGtttcaataaattttaaagtTCTGATGTGGAGTGCAAGAAATAATGGAAGGCAACCTTGGAATTGCTAAATTATATTGTATGGTGTATATGGTCTACcgttttcttgtttttcttttttaatgaaCGATAAAGGTACGGCGGAAGCTGCGGAACtagaaatatgtgtatgctttgtttttttttcttttgagtgaaatatgtgtatgctttgttttttttggtgaaatatgtgtatgctttgCTTTTTTAGtgaaatatgtgtatgctttgcttttttttttagtgaaatatgtgtatgctttgTTAATGGGACAATTGACATATATCTCAAATTAATGGAAGAAGGTCGATATAAGCCATTAAATTACATAGTGCTTGCTTCAAAGATTTGTCACTAGTAAAGTTCTTATTGAAGTATGACACCTCTAAGATAGATTGTCTGATGCATGACATTACGGAGGACTGCTGTCTATGTTGTAGAGATATCTGGACCTATGGAAACAATGCATCTCTAGGTTCAAAGTTCATCTCATTTTGTTGCATTGTCTCCTTCGCATGAAATGCGCACATATGCCGCTTTGCGAATGGATCGTGGTTTAAGTAAGTCCAGGAGGCCTGCTTGTATTACTAAGTAAGGATTTACAAGTATTTCATGTCAAATTTTTGTACTTGGTACACGTACTGTTGGTCTGTTGGGATAGTGATAGCTTCTTCAACCTGTGGATGATCAGATCAAGCATGAAAGGGGGGCTTTGGGTTATGGTCAGTCTTCAGTCTCTCATTGGAATTGATCATGAGCTTTGTAACTGAGTGCATGCTTGCTGGCTTATCTCTGCATTCTGTTTCTTTGCAGGGTACGGTGTGTGTGGTGGCTGAATTGCTGAACTTCTGTTATCTAGTGGAGACGTTCAGGGAGCAGTTTATATTAGATGTCCAAGTGATTGACTCCGGGTTCGGTTctttgggaggaggaggagctattgggcaaaataaaataaaaaataatttagaaaaaaaatctgtgGCTTTGCTTGTTGCTGCAGTGCCGTCGTGTTTGTACGCTTCAGCGCCTCAGGAGGAGACTGGTTGCTTCTGGGGTGCGAATTCCAAGTCCAAATTTGACCTGGCCGAATGTGATCAGATCGATCAaccccccctcctcctctcgtCTCTGCTTACAACAAAAACTCCCTTTAGAGTCACTTTGCTAAAGGCATTTTTTTAGTTTGCCTCTATAAATTGACATATTATATTGTAGTTTTTTGGCACTTTAGAACGTGTCTCAAATGTAGAGGCATTATTCAAGACATTGTGGACAAAGATTGTTTAGAATGGACCATAGAGGCATTTTTCAAGGCATTTTTTAAATTGTCAATACAAAAATAGCGTAGAGGTATTTTTTGTGACATTTTGTAATTGACCGTACCTTGTAGAGACGTTGTTTAAGGCATTTTTTGTTGTCTAGAAGCACTATTTTTGACGTTTGAGATATCCTATAAACAATTCGTAAGAATAATGATTTGGATATATGCAAGTAGTGATGTGAGGGTGAGTTGGTTAGTAGGACATGTATAGTGATTATTTGACCACTAAGTCTTGAGTTCGAGGATTGATTTCTCCGAAATCATCATATTTTGAGAATATATTTACATGTACAAGCACATTAATTCTTTGTGCCCTTTTGAAATGTCtcaatccatatggtatgacttgtgcctcatacagctgttggcccatgtttgttattcccctcaatctcccccccggcgtcatctttcaacgacagaacatattcctgtcgctgataattccggggcctgaatacccggggaagaatatgagtgtgtacatggagccgctgatggatgatttggtccgtgcttgggaggatggggtctggacatacgaccgagctacaatgacaaacttcaaaatgcatgtttggtaccagtactccctgcatgacCTACCGacgtatgggatattctgtggctggtgtgtgcatgggaagttcccatgcccagtatgcagggcggctctgatgttcatttggttgacaaagggtggcagatattcttccttcgacaagcatcgacaattccttcctcttgaccatccattcagacaagacgtgcagaactttacgaaagatgTAGTTGTCGAAGGCTCGGCACCACCTAAGATGACCGGTGCCGCAGTTCGTGCTCAGTTAGACGCTCTCGAGGCCAATGCccaaggagatggatttctgggatatggtgagcaacacgcctggactcacaagccatgcttgtggaatctcccctacttcgatgatctccttcttccaTATAACATTaatgtaatgcacactgaaaagaatgtcgctgaggccatttttggaacaatcatggacattcttgagaagacgaaggataacgttaaggctagagtcgaTCAAACGAGATTATGCAATAGACCAAAGCTAGACATGGCCCCTCCTAGAGGCGGGAAATCGtggacgaagccaaaggccaatttcgttcttacaagggcccaaaggagggaagtacttgagtggatccaaaccttgatgttccctgatgggtatgcagcgaatctgaagaggggagtgaatttagctactttgcgaatcaacgggctcaagagtcatgactatcacatatggcttgagcggctactgccggtgatgattcgaggctatgtccccgaggatgtttggctagtgcttgcggagttgagcaatttcttccgccagctttgtgctaaagagttatctcataccgtggtagcagatatggaaagactggcgcctgtgttactctgcaagttggagaagatctttccacccggcttctttaattcgatgcaacatatgattttgcacctcccgtatgaggcacgaatgggggggggggccgtgcagggccgttggtgctactcaattgagagattgcaaaagattcttcgaaataaatgtaaaaagaaatgcaaaattgaagcatcCATAGCCGAATCATACATCCTGGAGGAGATGTCaaacttcacaacaaaatactatgctaacaatcttcccagtgtgcataatccaccccctcgttacaatgctggcaaccccgaagatgaatcaaagcttagcatctttagagagcaacttggcagtgcaagtggtgcaactaacaagaccttgcaacatgaagagtggcgcactattatgttgtatgtcttgacca
This genomic interval carries:
- the LOC133883943 gene encoding G-type lectin S-receptor-like serine/threonine-protein kinase At2g19130, which codes for MSRSLVLPCLPRPSAVSCCCLHMHALQLAASTSFFNTYPLLPSPIRRAGHHTSVHCIHPPSVSLSSPIQAFYFPAMPPPLQILLLGVLLLSFLNTPSCSAAANGDTLTTGQALAVGDKLVSRNGKFALGFFQPEPPGNISKSTANTTTISPGWYLGIWFNKIPIFTTVWVANREEPIAEPELKLAQLKISRDGNLAIILNNGSTESIIWSTHIIVNRTTQTSTNTTSSVLRNNGNLALTGESPSSNVMLWQSFDYPTDVGLPGAKLGWNKVTGLNRQYISKKSLIDLGLGSYSFELDANGVVLLNHHYPPSVVYWTWPAGQLSYKLIPVLKALLDLDPRTKGLFIPAYVENNEEEYFMYTSLDESSSSFISIDISGQIKLNLWSQARQSWEIIYSEPDVPCPVFATCGPFTVCNDNSSPFCDCMESFSRMSPRDWELGDRTEGCFRNTPLDCIASKKNTSSTDIFHPIARVTLPRDPQIIEGATIQSTCAEVCLNDCSCTAYSYNNNSRCSVWHGELLNVNQNDGHEIISEDVLYLRLAAKDLQSSRKGKRKPIVGVVTAASIVGFGLLMLMLLLLMVWRNKFKWCGAPLHDSQGSGGGIIAFRYTTLDHATKNFSKILGAGGFGSVFKGVLRDSTAIAVKRLDDARQGEKQFRAEVSSIGLIQHINLVKLIGFCCEGDKRLLVYEHMLNGSLDAHLFQGNATNLNWSTRYQIAVGVARGLSYLHQSCRECIIHCDIKPQNILLDASFVPKIADFGMAAFIGRDFSRVLTTFRGTVGYLAPEWLSGVAITPKVDVYSFGMVLLEIISGRRNSLEVYTSSNYHGSYFPVQAINKLHEGDVLSLVDPQLHGDFILEEAERVCKVACWCIQDSEFDRPTMGEVVRGLEGLQELDMPPIPRLLAAITECSDVASM